In Nocardia asteroides, the following proteins share a genomic window:
- the metH gene encoding methionine synthase, with amino-acid sequence MSASLPTGFDTTLLDTLRRRVVIGDGAMGTMLQAADLTLDDFRGLEGCNEILNDTRPDVLRAIHRAYFEAGADAVETNTFGCNLPNLADYDIADRIRDLSERGTRLAREVADEMGPSADGTPRYVLGSMGPGTKLPTLGHAPFVALRDAYTEAALGMLDGGADAILVETCQDLLQVKAAITGSRRAMVAAGRRIPIITHVTVETTGTMLVGSEIGAALTALEPLGIDMIGLNCATGPDEMSEHLRHLSRHSQIPVSVMPNAGLPVLGANGAEYPLTPEELAVAMSGFVSEFGLSLVGGCCGTTPEHIRQVAEAVRATEATLPPIEARRTPAHEPAVSSMYTAVPFEQDASILMIGERTNANGSKAFREAMLAEDWQRCLEIAKDQTRDGAHMLDLCVDYVGRDGTRDMNELASRLATASTLPIMLDSTEPPVLQAGLEHLGGRCAVNSVNYEDGAGPDSRFQQIMRLVSEHGAAVVALTIDEEGQARTAETKVAIAERLIEDITTNWGLLESDIIVDTLTFTLGTGQEESRRDGLETIEAIRELKRRHPDVQTTLGLSNISFGLNPAARQVLNSVFMHECVEAGLDSAIVHASKILPISRIPEEQRQTALDLVYDRRTEDYDPLQKLMALFEGVSTASSKASRAEELAALPLFERLERRIVDGERNGLDTDLDEAMQTVPPLQIINETLLSGMKTVGELFGSGQMQLPFVLQSAEVMKTAVAHLEPHMEATDDSGKGRIVLATVKGDVHDIGKNLVDIILSNNGYEVVNLGIKQPIATILDAAQDKKADVIGMSGLLVKSTVVMKENLEELNAKGVAEQFPVLLGGAALTRSYVENDLTAVYAGEVHYARDAFEGLRLMDEIMTVKRGGGLDPDSPEAIAAKEKAAERKARHERSKRIAAERKAAEVPVEVPERSDVAADLPVPTPPFWGTRVVKGLPLQEYSGLLDERALFLGQWGLRGQRSGDGPSYEELVETEGRPRLRAWLDRLATEGVLQHAAVVYGYFPAVSEGDEVIVLTEPDPDAPERYRFTFPRQQRDRFLCIADFIRSRERARETGQVDVLPFQLVTMGQPIADFANALFAGDNYRDYLEVHGIGVQLTEALAEYWHRRVREELTLDGHSVADDDPADIQDYFKLGYRGARYSFGYGACPELEDRAKLVDLLEASRVGVTLSEELQLHPEQSTDAFVLLHPEAKYFNA; translated from the coding sequence ATGTCTGCGTCCTTGCCCACCGGGTTCGATACCACGCTCCTCGACACGCTCCGGCGGCGTGTCGTCATCGGCGACGGCGCGATGGGCACGATGTTGCAGGCCGCGGACCTCACGCTCGACGATTTCCGTGGCCTCGAGGGATGCAACGAGATCCTCAACGACACCCGCCCCGACGTGCTGCGCGCGATCCACCGCGCCTACTTCGAGGCAGGCGCCGACGCCGTGGAGACCAACACCTTCGGCTGCAACCTGCCCAACCTGGCCGACTACGACATCGCCGACCGGATCCGCGACCTGTCCGAGCGCGGCACCCGCCTGGCCCGCGAGGTCGCCGACGAGATGGGCCCGTCCGCCGACGGTACCCCGCGCTACGTGCTCGGCTCCATGGGACCGGGTACCAAGCTGCCCACGCTGGGCCACGCCCCGTTCGTCGCGCTGCGCGATGCCTACACCGAGGCGGCGCTGGGCATGCTCGACGGTGGCGCCGACGCCATCCTGGTCGAGACCTGCCAGGACCTGCTGCAGGTCAAGGCCGCGATCACCGGCAGCAGGCGGGCCATGGTGGCCGCGGGCCGCCGGATCCCGATCATCACCCACGTCACCGTGGAGACCACCGGCACCATGCTGGTCGGCAGCGAGATCGGCGCGGCACTGACCGCGCTCGAACCGCTGGGCATCGACATGATCGGCCTGAACTGCGCCACCGGTCCCGACGAGATGAGCGAGCACCTGCGGCACCTGTCGCGGCACTCCCAGATCCCGGTGTCGGTGATGCCGAACGCCGGTCTGCCGGTGCTCGGCGCCAACGGCGCGGAGTACCCGCTGACCCCGGAGGAGCTCGCGGTCGCGATGAGCGGCTTCGTCTCGGAGTTCGGGCTCTCGCTGGTCGGCGGCTGCTGCGGTACCACGCCCGAGCACATCCGGCAGGTCGCCGAGGCGGTCCGCGCGACCGAGGCCACGCTGCCGCCGATCGAGGCGCGCCGCACGCCCGCGCACGAGCCCGCCGTGTCGAGCATGTACACCGCGGTCCCGTTCGAGCAGGACGCCTCGATCCTGATGATCGGTGAGCGCACGAATGCCAACGGCTCCAAGGCATTCCGCGAGGCCATGCTGGCCGAGGACTGGCAGCGCTGCCTGGAGATCGCCAAGGACCAGACCCGCGACGGCGCGCACATGCTCGACCTGTGCGTCGACTACGTGGGCCGCGACGGTACCCGGGACATGAACGAGCTGGCCTCGCGCCTGGCCACCGCCTCGACCCTGCCGATCATGCTCGACTCCACCGAACCGCCGGTGCTGCAGGCCGGTCTGGAGCACCTGGGTGGCCGCTGCGCGGTGAACTCGGTGAACTACGAGGACGGCGCGGGCCCGGATTCGCGCTTCCAGCAGATCATGCGGCTGGTGTCCGAGCACGGTGCCGCCGTCGTCGCGCTGACCATCGACGAGGAGGGCCAGGCCCGCACCGCCGAGACCAAGGTCGCCATCGCCGAGCGGCTGATCGAAGACATCACCACCAACTGGGGCCTGCTCGAGTCCGACATCATCGTCGACACCCTGACCTTCACCCTCGGCACCGGCCAGGAGGAGTCGCGCCGCGACGGCCTGGAGACCATCGAGGCCATCCGCGAGCTCAAGCGCCGCCACCCCGACGTGCAGACCACCCTGGGTCTGTCCAACATCTCCTTCGGCCTGAACCCCGCCGCCCGGCAGGTGCTGAACTCGGTGTTCATGCACGAATGTGTCGAAGCCGGCCTGGATTCGGCGATCGTGCACGCCTCCAAGATCCTGCCGATCAGCCGGATCCCGGAGGAGCAGCGCCAGACCGCGCTGGACCTGGTCTACGACCGCCGCACCGAGGACTACGACCCGCTGCAGAAGCTGATGGCGCTGTTCGAGGGCGTCTCGACCGCGTCGTCGAAGGCTTCCCGCGCCGAGGAACTGGCCGCGCTGCCGCTGTTCGAACGGCTCGAGCGGCGCATCGTCGACGGCGAGCGCAACGGCCTCGACACCGACCTCGACGAGGCCATGCAGACGGTGCCGCCGCTGCAGATCATCAACGAGACGCTGCTGTCGGGCATGAAGACCGTCGGTGAGCTGTTCGGCTCGGGCCAGATGCAGCTGCCGTTCGTGCTGCAGTCGGCCGAGGTGATGAAAACCGCGGTGGCGCACCTGGAACCGCACATGGAGGCCACCGACGACTCCGGCAAGGGCCGGATCGTGCTGGCCACCGTGAAGGGCGACGTCCACGACATCGGCAAGAACCTGGTCGACATCATCCTGTCCAACAACGGCTACGAGGTGGTCAACCTCGGCATCAAGCAGCCGATCGCCACCATCCTCGACGCCGCCCAGGACAAGAAGGCCGACGTGATCGGCATGTCCGGGCTGCTGGTGAAGTCGACCGTGGTGATGAAGGAGAACCTCGAGGAGCTCAACGCCAAGGGCGTGGCCGAACAGTTCCCGGTGCTGCTCGGTGGCGCCGCGCTGACCCGCTCCTATGTGGAGAACGACCTCACCGCCGTCTACGCGGGCGAGGTGCACTACGCCCGCGACGCGTTCGAGGGCCTGCGCCTGATGGACGAGATCATGACCGTCAAGCGCGGCGGTGGCCTGGATCCCGACAGCCCGGAGGCCATCGCGGCCAAGGAGAAGGCCGCCGAGCGCAAGGCCAGGCACGAGCGGTCCAAGCGGATCGCCGCCGAACGCAAAGCCGCCGAGGTGCCGGTGGAGGTGCCCGAGCGCTCCGACGTCGCCGCCGACCTGCCGGTCCCGACGCCGCCGTTCTGGGGCACCCGGGTGGTGAAAGGCCTGCCGCTGCAGGAGTATTCGGGTCTGCTCGACGAGCGGGCGCTGTTCCTGGGCCAGTGGGGCCTGCGTGGACAGCGCAGCGGGGACGGCCCCTCCTACGAGGAGCTCGTGGAGACCGAGGGCAGGCCGCGGCTGCGGGCCTGGCTCGACCGGCTCGCCACCGAGGGCGTGCTGCAGCACGCCGCCGTCGTCTACGGGTACTTCCCGGCGGTGTCGGAGGGCGACGAGGTCATCGTGCTGACCGAGCCGGATCCCGATGCGCCGGAACGGTACCGGTTCACCTTCCCGCGCCAGCAGCGCGACCGGTTCCTGTGTATCGCCGACTTCATCCGCTCGCGGGAGCGGGCGCGCGAGACCGGCCAGGTCGACGTGCTGCCGTTCCAGCTGGTCACCATGGGCCAGCCGATCGCCGACTTCGCCAACGCGCTGTTCGCCGGGGACAACTACCGCGACTACCTCGAGGTGCACGGCATCGGCGTGCAGCTCACCGAGGCGCTGGCCGAGTACTGGCACCGCCGGGTGCGCGAAGAGCTCACGCTGGACGGGCATTCGGTCGCCGACGACGATCCGGCCGACATCCAGGACTACTTCAAGCTCGGCTATCGCGGTGCCAGGTACTCCTTCGGCTACGGCGCCTGCCCGGAGCTCGAGGACCGGGCCAAGCTGGTGGACCTGCTCGAGGCGAGCCGGGTCGGGGTGACGCTGTCGGAGGAGCTGCAGCTGCATCCGGAGCAGTCCACCGACGCGTTCGTGCTGCTGCATCCGGAAGCGAAATACTTCAACGCCTGA
- a CDS encoding PAC2 family protein has translation MDASETPETELPTLRNPVLVAAFEGWNDAGDAASGAVEHLELIWDAEPLAELDSEDYYDYQVNRPTVRQVDGVTREIQWPSTMLSVCSPPGSDRDVVLLRGIEPNMRWRSFCNDLLEFIEQLGVETVVILGALLADTPHTRPVPVTGSAYSPEAAERFSLEQTRYEGPTGITGVLQDQCVKAGVPAVSFWAAVPHYVSQPPNPKATIALLHRVEEVLDIEVPLGELPKQAEEWEAAVNEMTVGDEEINEYVRSLEERGDAATDLNETMAKIDGDAIAAEFEKYLRRRGPGSFGL, from the coding sequence GTGGATGCCAGTGAAACCCCCGAGACGGAACTGCCGACGTTGCGCAATCCCGTGCTGGTCGCGGCCTTCGAGGGCTGGAACGACGCCGGTGACGCGGCCAGTGGCGCGGTCGAACATCTGGAGTTGATCTGGGACGCCGAGCCGCTCGCCGAACTCGATTCCGAGGACTACTACGACTACCAGGTCAACCGCCCGACGGTCCGCCAGGTGGACGGGGTGACCAGGGAGATCCAGTGGCCCTCGACGATGCTGTCGGTGTGCTCGCCGCCCGGGAGCGACCGCGACGTGGTGCTGTTGCGCGGCATCGAGCCCAATATGCGGTGGCGCAGTTTCTGCAACGACCTGCTGGAGTTCATCGAGCAGCTGGGCGTGGAGACCGTGGTGATCCTCGGCGCGTTGCTCGCCGACACGCCGCACACGCGTCCGGTGCCGGTCACCGGATCGGCGTACAGCCCCGAGGCGGCCGAGCGGTTCAGCCTGGAGCAGACCCGGTACGAGGGGCCCACCGGGATCACCGGGGTGCTGCAGGACCAGTGCGTCAAGGCCGGGGTGCCCGCGGTGTCGTTCTGGGCGGCGGTGCCGCACTACGTGTCGCAGCCGCCGAACCCGAAGGCCACCATCGCGCTGCTGCACCGGGTCGAGGAGGTGCTCGACATCGAGGTTCCGCTCGGTGAGCTGCCCAAACAGGCCGAGGAGTGGGAGGCGGCGGTCAACGAGATGACCGTCGGCGACGAGGAGATCAACGAGTACGTGCGCTCGCTCGAGGAGCGCGGCGACGCGGCGACCGATCTCAACGAGACGATGGCCAAGATCGACGGCGATGCGATCGCGGCGGAGTTCGAGAAGTACCTGCGGCGGCGCGGTCCGGGCAGTTTCGGGCTCTGA
- a CDS encoding AMP-binding protein: MPNHPIVAHLRGFDERIAVLHRQPSTDAHTLDRVTYAQLADLVAAFSERLGPERRLVALAAGNDLGSLVAYLGALDAGCVVLLTEELTGELGATYDPDVVVEGGRVVSERARSAHRLHPELALLLSTSGSTGSPKLVRLSARNLLANAESIAEYLAIGPADRAATTLPLFYCYGLSVVHSHLLRGASLLLTDRSVLEPEFWDEFRAHRATSFAAVPYTVDMLDRIGFAEMSLPDLRYVTQAGGRLDPARVRAYARLGTAAGWRFFVMYGQTEATARMAYLPPELAAEHPDCIGIPVPGGHFTLDPVDDGTADELVYHGPNVMLGYAREPADLALGRTVEALRTGDLARRTGDGLYQVVGRRSRFAKLFGLRIDLGRVESELAAAGFTAACADDGTRLIAAVDHAGTGDPTAVIARVSGLPASAIAVATVAELPRLANGKIDYPAVRTLAPDQDGGADIRSIYADALAIPVDRVTRESSFVELGGNSLSYVTTAARLERIVGRLPRDWPQQPIAQLERVPRGRTGLGRSLDTGTALRALGIVLILGSHIQLFEVWGAAHVLLAVAGYNFARFAVTAAPAARRLRHTGRAVAMIAVPTALWVLLTMVWQPGYYSWQNVLLLNKILGPRNDTAGHLWFLEVLLYCTVAAALLIRIPRLDRWERRAPFWFALAVLGMTLVVRWQSFGLYPPRDIPLSPLACWYFVLGWAGAKATAVWQRLVVSAVLLASVPGYFGVTDRERLVMAGILLLVWLPALRVPAVLAVVAVAVADSSLFAYLLHWQVYPVFGDQRLLALFACLAAGAAATRMVVLCRRNLPRLALQGQDLGGRLVRQLRDQQVARDRLAGKVIE, translated from the coding sequence GTGCCGAACCACCCGATCGTCGCGCATCTCCGGGGTTTCGACGAGCGGATCGCGGTGCTGCACCGGCAGCCGTCCACCGACGCGCACACCCTGGATCGGGTCACCTATGCCCAGCTCGCGGACCTGGTCGCGGCTTTCTCCGAGCGCTTGGGTCCCGAGCGGCGGCTGGTGGCGCTGGCCGCGGGCAACGATCTCGGCTCGCTCGTGGCCTACCTCGGCGCGCTGGACGCGGGCTGTGTGGTGTTGCTGACCGAGGAGCTCACCGGTGAACTCGGGGCAACCTACGACCCGGACGTCGTCGTCGAGGGTGGGCGGGTCGTGTCCGAGCGCGCACGGTCGGCGCACCGGCTGCATCCGGAGCTGGCGCTGCTGCTGAGCACGTCGGGTTCGACCGGGTCGCCGAAGCTGGTGCGGCTCTCGGCACGGAATCTGCTGGCCAATGCCGAGTCGATCGCCGAATACCTCGCGATCGGCCCCGCCGACCGGGCGGCGACCACGTTGCCGCTGTTCTACTGCTACGGGCTGTCGGTGGTGCACAGCCATCTGCTGCGCGGCGCGAGCCTGCTGCTCACCGACCGCTCGGTGCTCGAACCGGAGTTCTGGGACGAGTTCCGGGCGCACCGGGCCACCTCCTTCGCCGCCGTCCCGTACACGGTGGACATGCTGGACCGGATCGGTTTCGCCGAGATGTCGCTGCCGGATCTGCGATACGTGACCCAGGCGGGCGGCAGGCTCGACCCGGCCCGGGTGCGCGCCTACGCGCGCCTGGGCACGGCGGCGGGCTGGCGGTTCTTCGTCATGTACGGCCAGACCGAGGCCACGGCCCGGATGGCCTATCTGCCACCGGAACTCGCCGCCGAGCATCCCGACTGCATCGGAATCCCGGTGCCGGGCGGGCATTTCACGCTGGATCCGGTCGACGACGGCACCGCCGACGAACTGGTCTACCACGGTCCCAACGTGATGCTCGGGTACGCGCGCGAGCCCGCCGACCTGGCGCTGGGCCGCACGGTCGAGGCGTTGCGCACCGGCGATCTGGCGCGGCGCACCGGCGACGGCCTCTATCAGGTGGTGGGCAGGCGCAGCCGGTTCGCGAAGCTGTTCGGGCTGCGCATCGACCTGGGCCGGGTCGAATCCGAGCTCGCGGCCGCCGGTTTCACCGCGGCCTGCGCCGACGACGGCACCCGCCTGATCGCCGCGGTCGACCACGCCGGCACCGGCGATCCCACCGCCGTCATCGCACGGGTGTCCGGGCTACCCGCGAGCGCCATCGCGGTGGCGACCGTGGCCGAACTGCCCCGCCTCGCCAACGGCAAGATCGACTACCCCGCGGTGCGTACGCTGGCGCCGGACCAGGATGGCGGCGCCGATATCCGTTCCATCTACGCCGACGCGCTGGCGATCCCCGTCGACCGCGTCACCAGGGAGTCCAGTTTCGTGGAACTGGGCGGCAATTCGCTCAGCTATGTGACCACCGCGGCCCGGCTGGAGCGGATCGTCGGCAGGCTGCCGCGGGACTGGCCGCAACAGCCGATCGCCCAGCTGGAGCGTGTCCCGCGCGGCCGGACCGGGCTGGGCCGGTCGCTCGACACCGGTACCGCGCTGCGCGCGCTGGGCATCGTGCTCATCCTCGGCTCGCACATCCAGCTGTTCGAGGTGTGGGGCGCGGCGCACGTGCTGCTGGCGGTGGCCGGCTACAACTTCGCCCGGTTCGCGGTGACCGCGGCACCGGCGGCGCGGCGGTTGCGGCACACCGGCCGCGCGGTGGCGATGATCGCGGTGCCGACCGCGCTGTGGGTGCTGCTCACCATGGTCTGGCAACCCGGCTACTACAGCTGGCAGAATGTGCTGCTGCTCAACAAGATCCTCGGCCCGCGCAACGACACGGCGGGGCATCTGTGGTTCCTGGAGGTCCTGCTCTACTGCACGGTGGCCGCGGCGCTGCTGATCCGGATCCCCCGGCTCGACCGCTGGGAGCGGCGGGCGCCGTTCTGGTTCGCGCTGGCCGTGCTGGGTATGACGCTGGTCGTGCGGTGGCAATCGTTCGGGCTCTATCCCCCTCGCGATATCCCGTTGTCACCGCTGGCCTGTTGGTACTTCGTTCTCGGCTGGGCCGGAGCGAAGGCGACGGCTGTCTGGCAGCGGCTCGTCGTCAGCGCCGTGCTGCTGGCAAGTGTTCCAGGGTATTTCGGCGTCACCGATCGGGAACGCCTGGTGATGGCGGGCATCCTGCTGCTGGTGTGGCTGCCCGCGCTGCGCGTGCCCGCCGTCCTCGCCGTGGTGGCGGTGGCGGTGGCCGACAGCTCGTTGTTCGCGTACCTGCTGCACTGGCAGGTGTATCCGGTGTTCGGCGACCAGCGCCTGCTCGCGTTGTTCGCCTGCCTCGCGGCCGGAGCGGCCGCTACCAGGATGGTGGTTCTGTGCCGGCGGAACCTGCCACGGCTAGCGCTCCAGGGTCAGGACCTGGGCGGCCGCCTCGTGCGCCAGCTTCGCGATCAGCAGGTCGCGCGGGATCGTCTGGCCGGCAAGGTGATCGAGTGA
- a CDS encoding TIGR02677 family protein: MTDLADGLPSAVPALWDERLRLFSFATAEKRADYLRVLRAFDSARAAYVVLLHADDVAEWIARAETHTGDAPAGVPLPAGEIGPLLEQLHRWGVLERSYDGTRAATLAEYRNRHYVYQFAQAGFQAYRAVAGVLTARMDDASLSRLVLPELLTDLRTLAAANRDGDAERVYTTLRRLDAALTDMAARAAHFYLSLGDLVRTTEITPESFLAHKDALLAHMREFSMDLARFAPRLAAAIGEVEDTGVAELIARAASCDERVLLSPAEREADWRSRWDGLRTWFVATGGESSDTCEADRLREATMSAIAAVLSLLRRVTETRRGGVSRESALRHLAAWFVDTPTTGSAHALYDAVFGLGRPRHLALEHPDADLIPAGRSWWEAPPLEISRTLAETGRAPSAGAPARIARNDAGIRRLREAQLAAQRERAAAAASLATGAVHERVLDRRETEVLLRLLDAASTAWVPVSGKVDGTTGSDNGVTLTVRPCDGSTVIRTAAGLLHLNNRRLEVTATTRRGTPR; this comes from the coding sequence GTGACCGACCTCGCCGACGGCCTGCCCAGCGCCGTCCCCGCCCTGTGGGACGAGCGGCTGCGGTTGTTCTCGTTCGCGACCGCCGAGAAGCGGGCCGACTACCTGCGGGTGCTGCGCGCCTTCGACAGCGCCCGCGCCGCCTACGTGGTGTTGCTGCACGCCGACGACGTCGCCGAGTGGATCGCCAGGGCCGAGACCCACACCGGCGACGCGCCCGCGGGCGTGCCGCTGCCCGCGGGCGAGATCGGCCCGCTGCTCGAGCAGCTGCACCGCTGGGGCGTGCTGGAACGCAGCTACGACGGCACCAGGGCGGCCACCCTGGCCGAGTACCGCAACCGGCACTACGTCTACCAGTTCGCCCAGGCCGGGTTCCAGGCGTACCGGGCGGTGGCGGGCGTGCTCACCGCCCGGATGGACGACGCGTCGCTGTCGCGGCTGGTGCTGCCCGAACTGCTCACCGATCTGCGCACCCTGGCCGCGGCCAATCGCGACGGCGACGCCGAGCGGGTCTACACCACGCTGCGCAGGCTCGACGCCGCGCTCACCGACATGGCGGCCAGGGCCGCGCACTTCTACCTGTCGCTGGGCGATCTGGTGCGCACCACCGAGATCACCCCGGAATCCTTTCTCGCGCACAAGGACGCGTTGCTGGCGCACATGCGCGAGTTCAGCATGGATCTGGCCCGGTTCGCGCCGCGGCTGGCGGCCGCGATCGGTGAGGTCGAGGACACCGGGGTGGCGGAGCTGATCGCGCGGGCCGCGAGCTGCGACGAGCGGGTGCTGCTGAGCCCGGCCGAGCGGGAGGCCGACTGGCGCTCACGCTGGGACGGCCTGCGCACCTGGTTCGTCGCCACCGGGGGCGAGTCCAGCGACACGTGCGAGGCCGACCGGCTGCGCGAGGCCACCATGAGCGCGATCGCCGCGGTGCTGTCGCTGCTGCGCCGGGTCACCGAGACCCGCCGGGGCGGGGTGAGCCGGGAATCGGCGCTGCGCCATCTGGCCGCCTGGTTCGTCGACACGCCCACCACGGGCAGCGCGCACGCGCTCTACGACGCGGTGTTCGGGCTGGGCAGGCCGCGTCATCTCGCGCTCGAGCATCCCGACGCCGACCTGATCCCCGCGGGCCGATCCTGGTGGGAGGCACCGCCGCTGGAGATCTCGCGCACCCTCGCCGAAACCGGTCGCGCGCCGAGCGCGGGCGCGCCCGCCCGGATCGCGCGCAACGACGCCGGTATCCGGCGGCTGCGCGAAGCCCAGCTGGCCGCGCAGCGGGAACGCGCGGCGGCCGCGGCGTCGCTGGCCACCGGCGCCGTGCACGAGCGGGTGCTGGACCGGCGCGAGACCGAGGTGCTGCTGCGCCTGCTCGACGCGGCCTCGACCGCGTGGGTGCCGGTGAGCGGAAAAGTCGACGGCACAACGGGTTCCGACAACGGCGTCACACTGACGGTGCGACCCTGCGACGGGTCCACGGTCATCCGCACCGCGGCCGGGCTGCTGCACCTGAACAACCGCCGCCTCGAGGTCACCGCGACGACCCGGCGGGGGACGCCGCGATGA
- a CDS encoding TIGR02678 family protein, producing the protein MRQQRRIDALALDSYQRAARVMLANHLVTRVYPDRIALPLIRRWATELREDLAELFGYRLEVTETTARLYPVHDRLDDSQPARSVNDRVFDRRRYAYLALALAALGRAGDQITLSELAEHVADYASRVDGLELSTERAADRDAFVDAVGWLGTRGALTLADGDAGGWASDPEAGEALYDIDRPVVFALFRPPRALQHLHSVRGLLADESEQAPAEQARRVRRALVERPVVYLAELTPVERALLGQDHLVSEVEYCTGLRAERRAEGVALIDTSGRLSDTRFPGTGTLAQVALLLIGEIADVVLDIDHPLPLRAAPDASSTLLDQLDAAIPAAGVFAPLAEDTESLDATGESGDEQAGDEEPPGYPYLEDAWVRGTVTALTDRYGATFAAQWQADVGGLTTEVVGLLSRLRLVRPVEGGLLVLPALARYRGAVVTVRVRRAEELFVTAAETDGTATGGN; encoded by the coding sequence ATGAGACAGCAACGCCGCATCGACGCCCTCGCCCTGGACAGCTACCAGCGCGCGGCCCGGGTGATGCTCGCCAACCACCTGGTCACCCGGGTCTACCCGGACCGGATCGCGCTGCCGCTGATCCGGCGCTGGGCCACCGAACTGCGCGAGGACCTGGCCGAACTGTTCGGCTACCGGCTCGAGGTCACCGAGACCACGGCCCGGCTGTATCCGGTGCACGACCGCCTCGACGACTCCCAGCCCGCGCGCAGCGTCAACGACCGGGTCTTCGATCGCCGCCGCTACGCCTACCTGGCGCTGGCGCTGGCCGCGCTGGGCCGCGCGGGCGACCAGATCACGCTGTCCGAACTTGCCGAGCACGTGGCCGATTACGCGAGCCGCGTCGACGGCCTGGAGCTGTCCACCGAGCGCGCCGCCGACCGGGACGCGTTCGTCGACGCGGTCGGCTGGCTGGGTACCCGGGGCGCGCTGACGCTGGCCGACGGCGACGCCGGCGGCTGGGCCAGCGATCCCGAGGCCGGCGAGGCGCTCTACGACATCGACCGGCCCGTCGTCTTCGCCCTGTTCCGGCCGCCCCGCGCCCTGCAGCATCTGCACAGCGTGCGCGGCCTGCTGGCCGACGAGAGTGAGCAGGCGCCCGCCGAGCAGGCCCGCCGGGTGCGCCGGGCGCTGGTGGAACGGCCGGTCGTGTACCTCGCCGAACTCACGCCGGTCGAGCGCGCGCTGCTGGGCCAGGACCACCTGGTGAGCGAGGTCGAGTACTGCACCGGGCTGCGGGCCGAGCGCCGGGCCGAGGGGGTCGCGCTCATCGACACCTCGGGCCGACTGTCCGACACCCGGTTCCCCGGCACCGGCACGCTCGCCCAGGTGGCGCTGCTGCTGATCGGCGAGATCGCCGACGTGGTGCTCGACATCGACCATCCGCTGCCGCTGCGGGCCGCGCCCGACGCGTCCAGCACCCTGCTCGACCAGCTCGACGCCGCCATCCCGGCGGCGGGCGTGTTCGCCCCGCTCGCCGAGGACACCGAATCCCTCGACGCCACCGGCGAATCCGGCGACGAACAGGCCGGTGACGAGGAGCCTCCCGGCTACCCGTACCTCGAGGACGCCTGGGTGCGCGGCACCGTCACCGCGCTGACCGACCGCTACGGCGCGACCTTCGCCGCCCAGTGGCAGGCCGATGTCGGCGGGCTCACCACCGAGGTCGTCGGCCTGCTGAGCCGATTGCGGCTGGTGCGGCCGGTCGAGGGTGGGCTGCTGGTGCTGCCCGCGCTGGCCAGGTACCGGGGCGCGGTGGTCACCGTGCGGGTCCGCCGGGCCGAGGAGTTGTTCGTCACGGCCGCCGAGACCGACGGCACCGCAACGGGAGGGAACTGA